From the genome of Triticum aestivum cultivar Chinese Spring chromosome 1A, IWGSC CS RefSeq v2.1, whole genome shotgun sequence:
GAGCCTGCAGTCCTGCCAACTGTTGTATGCCATTAGGCACCTTGACTCCACCTAGATTTCCAATTTCAAATTCCTCAGATGCAACCACAGACCACGCATACAGGTATCTCAGCTTCTTAAGTTTTACAACACTGTTTGGCAAATACGTCAACTTAGATTTGGAAGCATCCAAGACTTCCAGGTTTTGCAACCTCCCTACTGCTTCAGGCAGGCTTTCCATCCCAGTATCTCTAAGACCCAAATAACGCAGATTAAACAAGTTGAATACCTCACTGGGCAGCATTTTGATACAGGTACCTTGAAGATCCAACATCGTCAGCAGTTTCGAAGATGTTAGGATAGTCTTCAGCAAATCGACCTCGATATACCTCTCAAATACATAGAGTGCACGGAGATGTGTTGTGCCAGATCGGCTCAGTTGTTCAAGATTTCCCCCATGGACCGATACGCGACGTGCACCCTCTACAGAGAATGCTCTAGTAGCAGAGCCATTATAAATTTTACCGAAGCATTCCTCCTTGGCTTTGTTGAGGGCAAGAAGGCGTATGACATCATGCATCCTGCAGTATTTCAGTCGTCCGGCATAATTCCTTTCTACTACCTGTAAAAGGCTTCGGTTCACAAGCTCAGCCAAGTATCCCTCCGCCACTTCCTCCAATGTTTTGCTCTCATCTTTTTCCCTGATAAACCCCGCAGCGATCCAGAGCCTCATTGTCTTCCTCCTCTTTAATACATAATCTTCTGGAGACAATGCACAGTGTAGGAAACAATTCTTCAAATCATATGGAAGGTCCTCCAAGCTGAACTTTAGGATCATATGAGCATCGGGGATCACATCTTTCGCCAATTGTGAATCCAAACCACTGTACACATCCTCCCATTCAGCAGAAGTTGGGGGTTTCAAGGAGAGTAGGCGGCCAATGCAAGCAATAGCAATAGGCAAGCCTTGACACTTTGTTATGAACTTACGAGCcaattcctgcagctccaccgggcACTCTTTGTCATCAGTATTCCAAAAGGCTCCATTACAAAATAACAGCCAGGAGTGATGTTCTTGTAGCGGTTCCAAGTGAATTGCAGACTCCCTAGTTGCCAACAGTGACACCTCATGCTTTCTTGATGTGATAACAAATCGGCTGGTAAAGTTAGACGTTGGGAAGACATTCCTTATCTCCAACCACACGCGTGCAGCCCAAACATCATCCAAGACCATAATGAACTTTTTACCTTGAAGGTAATCATGGATGGACTCTGCTAGGTCTCTCATCTCAATGTCGGCGACGTCGACTGTGATGCCGAACTGGGCGGCAATCTTCTTCAGCAGATCCTCAATATGGTAACTCTCCGACACAGTTACCCACGCCGCCGCGTCGAAATCCACTTTTACAGTGTTGTACACATGAGCAACCAGAGTGGTTTTACCAACACCAGGCATCCCCCACACCGTGGTGACTTTGCAGTTGTTCTGCTCCAGACCATGACCACTACCACCGCTGACGGTCAGCCACCGTATCAACTTCTCTTTGTTCTCCTCGATTCCCACAAGGTCCTCATCCCTGGTGAAGTGCAGAGCTTGACCTCGGCTTGTCGATCTGGCAGCAAAAGCAGATCCGCCGGTTCCTGCAACGACTGCGTAATCCTGCTTCCTCCTCTTGGCATCTTTTAGCTTGACATCGATTTCTTGGAGCTTGGCTGCTAGGCGGCGCCAGGTCTTGATATgcttgagcctcttcttcatcttgcCCGCAAACCCTCCATGCCTGCAGTCCTCCAGCTTGTAGGTGAACTCGTCAATGACATCCTCGATCTGGAAGGCTAGGCCCCTGACCTCGCCGACGAAGATGGCTGTGGTCTTGTCAGTGTCCTTGAACCGCTCCGCCTCCTGCAGGTAGGCCTGCATGCTCTCCAGCTCCGCCTTGGAGTCGCGGATCTTGCCGAAGAGGCCCCTGATGGCGGCGGCTTCCTTGCTGAGCAGTGCCCCGCCAAAGATAGCTGTCTCTTTCGCCAGCGCCGCACCGAGGGAGACCACCAGCTGCCCAACAACAGCCTCTGCCATGGTAGTTGATGTTTAATTTTCCAAATGATGGTTGCTTGCTGAGAGCAACTCCAACCAAGTCACCAAATCTCACTCACTGGGTACTCATTCGAGCACCAGCATCCACAGACCGCCCCCTTTTATTTCTATGTGCAGTCAAACCCATTTAGCAGATGTCACACACCTACATTTTTATCAAATTGATTCCATATAGACATCAAACCTCTGTCTGTATGTCTCTCCCCAAACACAAAATAGGCCGATGCCTCAATCATTTTTGGCTGtgatgaagaaagaagctgcaGAATCAGTAGAAACAAACAAGAGCATCAGGGACGATAGCATGAGCATCGAAACAAGTAGATCAGCAGCATCCTCTTAAGCAGCAGCAGACAAATCTGAAACCACACTCTCTGCTCTCCCACACCTCACGCAGCACCTAACAGGAGCGGGCCGCCTTCCCTCGTCTCTCTCGGCGGCCGGGCTTGCAGCCTCCCCATCTCCCAGACAGGGGCAGGcagagcacggcggcggcggcggcggcggcgcgcgcggggatGTTAACAGCTGCTACTGGCCCCCCGCTCTTACTCTCGCT
Proteins encoded in this window:
- the LOC123185447 gene encoding disease resistance protein RPM1 codes for the protein MAEAVVGQLVVSLGAALAKETAIFGGALLSKEAAAIRGLFGKIRDSKAELESMQAYLQEAERFKDTDKTTAIFVGEVRGLAFQIEDVIDEFTYKLEDCRHGGFAGKMKKRLKHIKTWRRLAAKLQEIDVKLKDAKRRKQDYAVVAGTGGSAFAARSTSRGQALHFTRDEDLVGIEENKEKLIRWLTVSGGSGHGLEQNNCKVTTVWGMPGVGKTTLVAHVYNTVKVDFDAAAWVTVSESYHIEDLLKKIAAQFGITVDVADIEMRDLAESIHDYLQGKKFIMVLDDVWAARVWLEIRNVFPTSNFTSRFVITSRKHEVSLLATRESAIHLEPLQEHHSWLLFCNGAFWNTDDKECPVELQELARKFITKCQGLPIAIACIGRLLSLKPPTSAEWEDVYSGLDSQLAKDVIPDAHMILKFSLEDLPYDLKNCFLHCALSPEDYVLKRRKTMRLWIAAGFIREKDESKTLEEVAEGYLAELVNRSLLQVVERNYAGRLKYCRMHDVIRLLALNKAKEECFGKIYNGSATRAFSVEGARRVSVHGGNLEQLSRSGTTHLRALYVFERYIEVDLLKTILTSSKLLTMLDLQGTCIKMLPSEVFNLFNLRYLGLRDTGMESLPEAVGRLQNLEVLDASKSKLTYLPNSVVKLKKLRYLYAWSVVASEEFEIGNLGGVKVPNGIQQLAGLQALQSVQATPEFLLEVAALTELRTFGVCNVRSENSACLSNTITKMSHLVHLEIVAATENELLQFEGLYLPPTLSSLGLAGQLEKTSIPQLFSSWSHLDSLTRLHLAFSNIDEQTFSCLRMLRGLHFLEVMKAFEGTRLEFCAGSFPKLRFLHIWGAAQLNQVRIEESALKILAEVWFTDCPELKFLPDGIEHLAALEKLILKDTSEELIKKLGQMRDSDEYGEDVMKISHIRNVTVALSHKGFEERIR